A single genomic interval of Leptospira dzoumogneensis harbors:
- a CDS encoding response regulator, with protein sequence MNNLNVLIVEDEVLTAMVIRRELRKIGCNVVELATSGEDAVRIAKEDRPDLILMDITLAGEMDGITAASEIKEYLDVPIVFVTGYQDKATRERASLTKPLGYFVKPLQIDQLKNLIDSHF encoded by the coding sequence ATGAACAATTTAAACGTACTTATTGTAGAAGACGAGGTCTTAACGGCCATGGTGATCCGAAGGGAATTAAGGAAGATCGGATGTAATGTGGTAGAACTCGCCACTTCCGGAGAAGATGCGGTCCGAATTGCGAAGGAGGATAGACCGGATCTGATCTTAATGGATATTACTCTTGCCGGAGAGATGGATGGGATTACTGCGGCTTCCGAGATAAAAGAATATCTTGATGTTCCTATCGTTTTTGTCACCGGCTATCAAGATAAGGCGACTAGAGAAAGGGCTTCCTTGACCAAGCCCTTAGGTTATTTTGTAAAACCTTTACAGATCGACCAACTGAAAAATTTGATAGACTCTCATTTCTGA
- a CDS encoding MASE3 domain-containing protein — MDQETDRHWINIFAAFFVASLPILIIQVFHPSVYFESKIPPYLVFHNIAESFSIIVSMSIFGVGWFTYAQSKDKHTLFLATAFLGIALIDMMHMLGYSGMPDLLTPNSPNKSTLFWITVRFFAAISFLMSAFIPKENGLLKWKSWTLLAPILVSAFTFVTVTYYPDLLPATFSPEAGLTNFKKVSEFVIIFILILALVAYWFRIPKFGWDHTKYYIYAFVFCISSELVFAIYTTVFDIYNVLGHVYKIVSFFLIYRGVFISTINSPYRNVLETNEKLSKSLAEKENLIREIYHRSNNTLQVIGSMIYLQAEAYPDSQEVKTVVYRTQDRIQAISLVHRLLFSGQDLSSVPIKQYISDLLNYTLQANANSSCQLKLNMDVEDKKVLFDVVIPIGLILSELLNNSIKYAFPEASSGNISITFRERQDGRFHLTYSDDGIGMKENYNFKDCSSLGIQLVKGISESQLSGKIHFKTGPKFHCEIDFPINIYRKRV; from the coding sequence ATGGATCAGGAAACAGATCGTCATTGGATCAATATTTTTGCAGCGTTTTTTGTCGCTTCATTGCCTATCCTGATCATCCAAGTTTTCCATCCATCCGTTTATTTTGAATCTAAGATCCCTCCTTATCTCGTTTTTCATAATATCGCCGAGTCATTTAGTATTATCGTATCCATGTCTATCTTTGGAGTGGGATGGTTTACTTATGCGCAAAGTAAGGATAAGCATACTCTATTTTTAGCGACCGCTTTTTTGGGGATCGCTTTAATCGATATGATGCACATGCTGGGATATTCCGGTATGCCGGATTTACTTACCCCCAATTCTCCCAATAAGTCCACTCTGTTTTGGATCACAGTTCGTTTCTTTGCGGCAATTTCATTTTTGATGAGTGCGTTTATCCCGAAGGAGAACGGTCTGCTTAAGTGGAAGAGTTGGACACTTTTAGCGCCGATCCTGGTTTCCGCTTTTACGTTTGTTACGGTAACTTATTATCCGGATCTTCTTCCTGCTACTTTTTCTCCCGAGGCCGGTTTAACAAATTTCAAAAAGGTCTCGGAATTCGTTATTATTTTTATCCTAATACTTGCTCTGGTCGCTTATTGGTTCAGAATACCAAAATTCGGCTGGGATCATACTAAATATTATATATACGCATTCGTATTTTGTATATCGAGCGAACTTGTATTTGCGATATACACTACTGTATTCGATATATATAATGTATTAGGTCACGTATATAAGATTGTGTCCTTCTTCCTTATTTACAGAGGGGTTTTTATTTCCACTATCAACAGTCCTTATCGAAACGTCTTAGAAACGAATGAGAAGTTGTCCAAGTCTTTGGCTGAAAAGGAGAATTTAATCCGGGAAATATATCATCGTTCTAATAACACTTTGCAAGTGATCGGCAGTATGATCTATCTGCAAGCGGAGGCATATCCGGATAGTCAGGAAGTTAAAACGGTCGTATATAGGACCCAGGATCGTATACAGGCTATTTCTCTAGTGCATAGGTTACTGTTTTCCGGGCAGGATCTGTCTTCCGTCCCGATCAAACAGTATATCTCCGATTTATTAAATTATACGCTGCAGGCTAACGCCAATAGTTCCTGCCAGTTAAAATTGAATATGGATGTGGAGGATAAAAAAGTCCTTTTTGATGTGGTAATTCCTATAGGTTTGATCCTTTCCGAACTTTTGAATAATTCGATCAAATACGCTTTTCCGGAGGCTTCTTCCGGAAATATCTCGATCACTTTTAGGGAAAGGCAGGACGGCAGATTTCACTTAACGTATTCGGACGATGGGATCGGGATGAAAGAAAATTATAATTTTAAGGACTGCAGTTCTTTAGGAATACAACTTGTCAAAGGGATTTCGGAGAGCCAATTGTCCGGAAAAATACATTTTAAGACAGGCCCTAAATTTCATTGCGAGATCGATTTTCCGATTAATATATATAGGAAACGGGTGTAG
- a CDS encoding N-acetylmuramoyl-L-alanine amidase yields the protein MIRKIFLIPLLLIFSFSVSSQETIPKRTYNIVIDPGHGGLDLKPKEEHGDKYDPISNKYLEPYKAGAQTKSRRESEVVLALAKEVKEILDLTKTAEGFETFRSHAKKFTNEPLPWIRIDSDLTREETAKEEGADLSSDPNAFYRLYDYPDKKTGKLKPGRISRINAARPYLVLSLHLNPSWKGHPGGMAAVLSPSYRTFYNLRKISEGKSSKSFEDGPWSEWMRFKMEWSRLENAVADAWIYFNGYWPNKSGKKTDLSNFEGYRQNMVTWKYADPSGWIDKAVLDGPGPYAKKHSEYSAKGKFWDRERAEPELWRREDGAEGFGGDNHYAAAELMRFLQYGLRTLPNSEEELSNPGPINKPYISTYSLPTFINAISAYLEIGYIDKEKDMKILTQRRKDTAISLAVGVYSLFHGIKIKSADLPYTPKGKKIDWARYENLKEGNYFRVVRED from the coding sequence GTGATACGAAAAATTTTCCTTATTCCTTTACTCCTCATTTTTTCATTCTCCGTTTCTTCTCAAGAAACAATCCCGAAAAGAACCTATAATATAGTCATAGATCCGGGGCACGGTGGTTTGGACTTAAAACCTAAAGAGGAACACGGAGACAAATACGATCCGATCTCGAATAAATATCTGGAACCTTATAAAGCGGGAGCCCAAACAAAATCCAGAAGAGAAAGCGAAGTGGTGCTGGCTCTCGCAAAAGAAGTAAAAGAAATTTTAGATCTTACAAAAACTGCGGAAGGATTCGAAACATTCAGATCTCACGCAAAAAAATTCACGAACGAACCGTTACCTTGGATACGAATCGATTCGGATCTAACCAGAGAGGAAACGGCAAAAGAAGAAGGAGCAGATCTATCTTCCGACCCGAATGCTTTTTACAGATTATACGATTATCCGGATAAAAAAACGGGCAAGCTCAAACCCGGAAGAATTTCCAGGATCAATGCCGCTCGACCTTATTTAGTTCTGTCTCTGCATTTGAATCCAAGTTGGAAGGGACATCCTGGCGGAATGGCGGCAGTTCTTTCTCCTTCTTATAGAACATTCTATAATTTACGAAAAATTTCGGAAGGAAAATCTTCCAAGTCTTTCGAAGACGGGCCTTGGAGTGAATGGATGCGCTTCAAAATGGAATGGTCCCGTTTAGAAAATGCAGTGGCGGATGCTTGGATCTATTTTAACGGATACTGGCCGAATAAATCCGGAAAAAAAACGGACCTTTCCAATTTCGAAGGATACCGCCAAAATATGGTGACTTGGAAATATGCGGATCCTTCTGGCTGGATCGATAAAGCGGTGTTAGACGGTCCTGGGCCTTATGCCAAAAAACATTCGGAATATTCCGCAAAAGGAAAGTTTTGGGATAGAGAAAGAGCTGAACCTGAACTCTGGAGAAGAGAAGACGGTGCAGAAGGATTCGGAGGAGACAATCATTACGCCGCCGCGGAACTAATGAGGTTCTTGCAATATGGCCTTAGGACTTTGCCTAATTCAGAAGAGGAATTATCTAATCCGGGTCCGATCAATAAACCGTATATCTCTACGTATAGCCTTCCTACATTTATCAATGCGATCTCCGCTTATTTAGAGATCGGTTATATTGATAAGGAGAAGGACATGAAAATCCTGACCCAAAGAAGAAAAGACACTGCGATCAGTTTGGCGGTAGGTGTTTATTCCTTATTTCATGGCATCAAGATCAAGTCTGCGGATCTACCTTATACTCCTAAAGGGAAGAAGATAGACTGGGCGCGTTATGAGAACTTGAAAGAAGGAAATTATTTCAGGGTGGTAAGGGAGGATTGA